A window of Polynucleobacter sp. KF022 genomic DNA:
TCTGGAGTATTTGCATCTCCCAGAGGTTCTAATCACCAAAGAAGAGGTGATGGGCTTGCAAAATTCGTATCGGATTGCTGAAGAAATCGATGTCGTTGTATTTTCGGCTCCGCAATTAAGTCTGATGGAAATGAAGAGTATTGCCGAGTTGTGCAATGGCAAGAAATTTATCAAACCTTTGCTAGCGATGACAAGTCCGCAGGTGAAGCCTGACTCCGATCGCATGGGCTATACCGAAATGATTGAGAGTGCTGGCGGAACAGTGTTTTCTGGTATGTGTTTTTATCAATCGTATGCGAGAGAAATTGCCGAGACAAACGGATGGAAGGTCTTGGCAACAAATAGCGCAAAGATAGTAAATATTTTGGGTGGCTATGGCTACACGCCGATGTTGGCATCGATGGAAGATTGTGTTCAAGCTGCTGTAACGGGGAGACTTAAGTGAGTACAAAAATATACAAGGCTAAACATGCTCAGGGCGAGAGTATTGAGGGTGAGTGCCTCAGCGCATCAGATGGTTTTTCCGCTCGTTATGATTTAGATCGTCTTAAGGGAGTCTTTTCAAGACCTGCTCATAAGTTATTTGGCCAATCGTATAAAGATAAAATTTTAGTATTGGATGCCGCTAAAGGAGGTGTTGCAAGTGCTTGGATGCTATATGAGATGAAGTCTAGAAATCTTTGTCCATCAGCCATTATTTTTAACGCTGTTAATCCAATTTTGGCTCAAGGCGCAGCGCACGCCGGGATCCCCATGTTGAGTGGTTTTGATTGCGATATTACACAGGCTATCGCCAGTGGAGCTAGATTGCGCATTGATACTAAGAATCAAACAGTAGAGGTTCTCTAGTTCTCTTTTAAAAAATGGAGTGATATTCAGATAAGCTCGGTCGAATACGACCGGGCTTATTTTTTAATACTGTACCGATCGTAATAAAGCAGATGGGCTCTTCGTCATCGGTGAGTTGGAATAACTTCCTAATGCGATCACTTTGTAGCGCTCTCCCGCTCGATAATCCCGAGCCAAAACCAAAGGCGTAAGCACTTAAGAGAATATTTTGAATGGCACACCCGAGGGATATCAGTTTTTCTTGTTTGCTGATATCTTCATTGCTATCTTTGTAGTTCGCCACCGCCAGCAATAGGAGTGGTCCACGCGAAGCCTTATCAAGCGCTTCCTGTTGCTGTATTGAAGTAGCCTCTTGATCTCGATCTAATAGGCATTGACGAAAGACTTCTCCGAGAGCGGGGCGACTACCTTCTTGAATCTCAATGAACCGCCATGGCACCATTCTGCCGTGATCGGGGGCAGCATTGGCTGCTAAGAGGATAGTTTCTTTTTGAGTTTGACTGGGCCCTGGGTTGCCCAGTCTTTTCGGCGATATGTGAGTCCTGCCGTGGATAAGCTGTTCGGCGAATTGATCTATCGGCATCAGATGTATTTAGGAAACTCTTTGGTAATACAAATTCTGCGGGTGGTTAGCTTCAGCAAAAAACATCCATCTTTCAGCAAGCAAGCCCACATAGTTGATTAGTAATGCCAATGTAATCACCAAGAAATTAGGTGAAGTAATGGCATAAGCCATCAAGATCATGGGGAGTATGTATGTGCAAAGCAAAATAATCTTACGTAAATTAGCGATCACTCTATCGGTTTGATGGTGAAAGAATTCTCTAGTATTAAAGCTGCCACCCATAAGCCCCATGGAGGTTTGGCGAATATTACTGCCTTTGATGCCAGTCGCTGTAGCTAGATTCGACTTTGGTTTTAGCTTGCGATTACGAGTCCAAATCCAGAGCTTCAGGTTGAATGATAAAAATAATAACAAGAAAGCGATGATGGAGAGTGGGGCATCAATCATTTGCACCGAAGCATCACCCCAAACCGCAATCAATAGCTCTAACAAAATCCAGCCCGACGTCATCCCCAGCAGAATAAAGTTAGTTAGGGTGGAGGGATGTGACCACTCTTGAATGAAGCGAATGCACTGATAGATCTTTGCGGTACATACCCAAAGAGCCATGGTGGTGAAAAGTAGAGCAAGCCATAGCCACTGCGGTACTTGGCTAAAGCGCGCATAAAGGTAAATGACTGCTGTGACAGCCATGACCGCTGGTAAAGCGATAACCTCTCTTGATAACCAGGAGGTTCTCCACATCATGGCAGCGCGCCATGCTCGCTCAGGGTGACCCAAGTGAAAGAATGAAGCAACTAAGCCTAAAGCCAGTAGTACAAAAGCAACCGGAAGGGCAAGGTTTGTAAGGAATGCGCTTGGAGTAGCTTGGCTATGCAAGTTTGCTAGCGCTATAAAAAATAGCAGGCCCTGCGCCATTCCGGCTAAGGTAGTAAAGAAAATAATTGAAAATTGTGGGCGCATTATTTGTCATTCCTTGCTGCATCAATCGTTTCCATAATGGAGCGCGGTAAATAGTGATTGGCGGGTTGGGTTTCCCATTCAGGCATGAGCGCATAACCTGAGCGTTCTTCTATCGCCTTGCTGGCATCAGACTCTGGATCGTGGACATCACCAAAGATGCGCGCACTAGTAGGGCAGGCAAGTACGCATGCTGGCTTTTTCTCGGCCTCTGGCAAGGTCTCGCTATAAATACGATCTACACAGAGCGTGCATTTAGTCATTACCTGACGTTCTTGATCAAGCTCGCGTGCACCGTAAGGACATGCCCAAGAGCAATAGCTACAACCAATACATTTGTCGTAGTCAACAAGTACGATGCCATCTTCTTTGCGTTTATAGCTTGCGCCTGTAGGGCAAACAGGAACACAGGGAGGCTCTTCGCAATGTAAGCAGGACTTTGGAAAGTGAACTGTCTGTGTATTTGGAAAAGTGCCCGCTTCAAAGGTTTGTACTCGGTTGAAGAAGGTGCCACTTGGGCTCGCGCCATAAGCATTGAGATCAGTCAGCGGACCAGCTGAGCCAGAGGTGTTCCACTCTTTACAAGAGGTAACACACGCATGGCAACCTACACATACATTTAAATCAATAACGAGAGCTAGTTGTTTATTTTTTTTGCTCATTTTGTCTCCCCCGATTTTTTGAGGGCCATTCCGGGCACTTCAAATGCTTTTACTTGTGGCCAAGTTTCTTTTGGTTCATTTTCGTCTGCTGGGGCCAATCGAACTCTGACGTCATACCATCCCGCTTGACCAGTGATTGGATCGGAATTGCTTACAGTAAATCCACCTAATGGAAGTTCTTCCGAGATAAGGTGATTTAACAAGAACCCTTTTTTAGATTCATCCGCATCGTTTGTAAGACTCCAAGCAGATTCTGCTTTGCCAATAGCATTCCAAGTCCACACTGTCCCTGGATCAACCGCCTCAGAGTGTCTCGCCATGCAGCGGACTTTACCCCATTGAGATTCGATCCACATCCATGCACCATCAGCAATACCACTCTTAAGTGCAGTAGCAGTATTAACGTATAAATAGTTATGACTATGAATTTGTCTTAACCAAGCATTCTGTGAGTCCCAGGAGTGGTACATCGCCATTGGACGCTGGGTAATTGCATTCAATGTAAATTTGGTGAGATCAGTTGCCTCATCTTCCAGTGGCGGGTACCAGAAAGGCAACGGATCAAAGTATTTATAGATGCGCGCTTTGAGATGTTCTGGAGGTTGTGCGCCCGGACGTTTTCCAGTCGATGCCAATCTAAAGCGTTGCAAGATATCCGAGTAGATTGCAATCATGATTGGATCATTTTTCTGGCGTAGAGCATTTTCTTTTGAGAAATCTAAATAGCCCTTATTCCAATTGCGCATGTATTGATGCTCTGGGGGCATGTGATATTGATGTACACAATTGTTTTCAGCGTATTTTTGCCATTGATTTGGATTAGGTTCGCCACGCAATGGCTTATCACCGTCCTTGCCGCGCCAACCACTTAAGAACCCAATACCTGAATCTGGAGTAGTTTGGAATCGGGTAATAAAGTCTGGGTAATCCTTAAACTTACGTTCACCCTCCGGAGTGGTAAAGGCTGGGAACTTTAAGCGGGAAGCCAGCTCAATCAATACCTCTTGGAATGGTTTGCATTCACCTAGAGGCTCAAGAACAGGGATGCGAACAGAATCAACAGGACCATCAAATTCTGAAATTGGCCTATCAAGCATGCTCATGACATCATGGCGTTCGAGATAGGTGGTATCTGGAAGAACTAGATCTGCAAAGTCCACCATCTCTGACTGGAATGCATCACATACCACTAAGAATGGGATCTTAAATTCACCATCATCATTTTTTGCATTGAGATGTTCACGAACTTCCATGGTATTCATGGTGGAGTTCCATGACATATTGGCCATGAAAATCATGAGCGTATCAATGGAGTAGGGATCACCTTTAACTGCATTAGTAATGACGTTATGCATTAATCCGTGCGCTGCTAACGGATGCTCCCAGGAATAGGCTTTATCAATACGCAGCGGTTTACCATCAGAATCCAGTGCTAAATCTTCTGGCTGTGTTGGCCATCCGAGCGGAGGTTTAGCTAGTGGAGTATTTGGCTTGATGTCATTTTCAGAAGAAGGGGGTTTTGCATTAGGCGGTACCTGTCTTGGGTAAGGCGCTTTATGCCTAAAACCACCCGGACGATCAATGGTGCCCAATAGCGACATGAGCACAGCAAGGCCACGCGTTGTCTGAAATCCATTGGAGTGGGCAGATAAGCCGCGCATGGCATGGAATGCAACTGGCCTACCAGTTACAGAGTCATGTTTTTCGCCCCAAGAGTCTGTCCATGGAATCGGTAATTCAAATTCTTGCCCGAATGCAGTGTCTGCCATTTCAAGGGCAAGCTTGCGAATGCGTTCTGCTGGAATGCTAGTGATTGCTGCAGCCCATTCAGGAGTAGTTTCACTAACTTGTCGTTTGAGAAGTTCAAATGAAGGAGCCACTTTCTTACCTTGGTGCGGCCCTGGGCCCATCACATATTCGCCCAGTAAAGCGGGTGACGTGCCTTGCGCGAAACAAGGTTTAGCGCTTTGTGACTTTTCATCCCAGATATATTTGTTGTGCGGCAAATCAGTATTGAGCGGGTCAGAGTCAGGGTCATACAGAAATAAGCCTTCTTCTGGACCTGAATCCATGCAAACTAATTGTGCTGAGTTGCTAAAACGCTTTAAGAATGGGGCATCGTACTTCTCAAGGCGTATCAGTTCATGCATTAAGGCCATAAACAGTGCGCCATCAGTTCCAGGCTTAATCGGAATCCACTCATCAGCAATAGCAGAGTAGCCAGTTCTTACTGGATTGATGGAAATGAAGCGGCCACCAGCACGTTTAAATTTCGATAAAGCAATCTTCATTGGATTGCTATGGTGATCTTCCGCTGTGCCAATCATGACAAACAATTTCGCTTGATCTAAATCTGGGCCACCAAACTCCCAGAAGCTTCCGCCGATGGTATAGATCATGCCTGCAGCCATGTTCACAGAACAAAAGCCACCGTGCGCTGCATAGTTAGGCGTACCAAACTGTCTTGCAAATAAACCAGTCAGGGCTTGCATCTGATCACGACCAGTAAAGAGGGCAAACTTCTTGGGATCGGTAGCACGAATTTTTGCAAGCCGTTCAGTCAGAATATCAAAAGCCTTTTCCCAGCTAATAGGTTCAAATTCACCATTACCTCTTTCGCTGCCTGCCTTACGCAACAGGGGTTGTGTAATGCGCGCAGGAGAATTCTGTTTCATGATTCCCGAGGAGCCTTTGGCGCAGATGACGCCTTGGTTTAGGGGATGCTCAGGATTACCGTCTATATAAACTAATTTACCTTCTCGTAGATGTGCTCGAATACCGCAACGACAGGCACACATATAGCATGTAGTTTTTTTAATTTCCGTTGCAGGTGCTTGCTTATTAATCGGGTCATGCACGGGATCATTGGAAAATATTTTGAACATGGTCTTCTCAATTATTGAGGGTTTTTGGCAAGCAGAATGGCCATCGCTGTAGATGCCACTCTAGAAAAAACAGAATCAGATCTGGAGGTCAGAGTGATTGGAACTTGTGCGCCCAGAATGGTGCCTGCACATTCAGCACCCGCCATATAGACAAAGGACTTGTAAAGAATATTGCCGACTTGCAAATCAGGCATTAATAGCAGATCAGGATCACCTGCCACCTTTGAATAGATCCCTTTTGTTCTCGCGGACTGTGCTGATATCGCATTATCAAATCCAAAAGGGCCTTCAATAATCGTATCTGGAAATATCGGATGAGCAATATGCTCATCCACAATTTCTTTTGCATCCGTAGTGGATGACATTGCTGGATTAATCACCTCAGTAGCAGCAATGATTGCTACTTTGACGTTGCTGATGCTTAACCTCTTTAAGGCATCTAAGCTGTTGGCTAGAATTTCTCTTTTGAGTTGAGCATTTGGTGCGATATTGACAACGGCATCTGTGACGCCAAGTAGCTTATGGTAGCGAGCAAGCTCAAACAAGAAGAGGTGATTAACGCGTTTATCAGTACGCAATCCATCGCGATGCACAATCGGCCCCATCAGATCTTCAGTGTGCAAAGACCCCTTCATTAGAACCGCTAGCTTTCCTTCTTTCACCATCTCAACTGCTTTCTTGGTTGCCAGGATCGGATCTTTAGGTGTATCGACAATCTGTATGCCATCTAGAGAAAGTTCTTCGATTGCTGCTAGCTCTTCTATTTCTTTTTTAGGGCCTATCAAAATTGGAGTGCATAACTGTCTTTTAATAAGATCAAAAACAGTTTCTAGTGCTGGCGCACTGAGGGGGTAGACCACCCCAAGAGGTAGATTACTCTTAGCCTCCTCAATCATTTTTTCTAAGAGTGGATATTTCACGTTTAGATTTGTCCTGAGGTGGCTTTGATGCTGTGCTAATTAGGAAAGAGTTTGAGAGATACGCTCAGACGCTTCTTTTAGCTTAGGAATATGTTCCATCGCTTGATTTAGAGGGAGTCTTGCTGTTGCTGCATGAACCGCAATCGCTGCTACTACCTCACCTAGAGAGTCTTTGACAGGTACCGCTACACAAGAAACTCCCAATACATATTCTTCGTTATCTACTGCATAACCAGTGCTCACAATTCTTTCCATCTCCGACTCCAATAGGTGGCGATCGGTAATGGTTCTATGTGTAAATTGTTGTAGTGGCAAGCTTTCTAAAATCTTGGTGCGCTCATCTACGGGTTTGTAGGCGAGAAGTAATTTTCCGCTAGCGCTGCAGTGTGGGGGCAGTACTGTGCCCGGTGGAAGGTGAAGACGTAAAGCCCAGTCAGCCTCAACGCGATCCAAGTAAAACAGTTCACCGCGTCTTAAGACGGCAAGATTGCAGGTTTCACCTAGATCAGCCACTAAGCCGCGCAGGATGGTGTGGCGAATGGCAGATACGCTATCGTGCGTCATAGTAGACATTGCTAAATGAGACAAACGCTCACCAGGAGCATAAGTTCTTCCGCCTGGCTCTCTTGCTACTAAACCCGCTTCTTCAAAAATGGCTAAAGTTCTGTGTAGGGATGCTTTTGGCATGCCAGTAATCTGCATGAGCTGGGCCAGGGTGGCAGGTTGCTGTAAAGCCGCTAAAGCTTCCAAAATCACCACGCCTTTCAGCATGGAGGAGTTTTCGCTGGAGCTATCTCTTTTGGTGATGTCTGGCTGTTCGATGGTATCTAGTTCAAGCATGGGCCTTAAATCTCATGAAATGTGTCATTTTGTTCATTCTAATAGAACAAGGTTGTAAATTCTAGGGAAAATGTTAGTATTTTTACTTATACGAAACAACTTGTTCCGTTGAATAAGATCATTTATGCTTACTAAAACAGTCAATAAGGGCTAAGATAAGCCTAAAAGTAGTACTAAATAGGAGATTAGTCATGCGTAGAAGCAATCTATTAGCCGCTGTACTGTCAACAATTCTCGCTTTTATGGGCTCGTTAGGCTGGGCGCAATTTGCGCAAGCACAAGCGTGGCCAACTAAGCCAATTAAATTTATCGTTCCTTACCCGCCTGGCGGAGGCACTGATGTGATTGCACGTATTGTGCAGGAGCCATTAAGCCAGGCGCTTGGTCAGCAGGTCATTATTGATAACCGTGGAGGTGCTGGCGGTTCGATTGGTACCGATATTGCTGCTAAGGCTCCATCTGATGGTTATACCGTTTTGTTTACGCTTTCATCACACACTATCAATCCGGCAATTTATCCAAAGCTTGCCTTTGATACTGAAAAAGATTTTTTACCAGTTTCATTAGTAGCTTCGTTGCCGCAAATTTTGGTTGCTAATCCAGATTTCCCAGCCAAGTCTGTCAAAGAAGTAATTGATATGGCCAAGGCAAAACCAGATTCAGTTTCATATGCTTCGGTAGGTAATGGATCGCCTGGTCACCTGGCTGGCGCCATGATGGCTGGCTCTGCTGGTGTTTCAATGATGCATATTCCTTATCGTGGAGGTGGTCCTGCGATTACTGATGTGATGGCAGGTCAAGTACCTCTTCTTTGGGTGTCGATTCCTGCTGCAGCAAACTATGTCAAAGCTGGAAAGCTACGCGCTTTAGCGGTTTCAACTGTAAAGCGCTCCCCAGTGTTTCCAGATGTGCCAACGATGGCTGAATTAGGTTTTAAGGATTACGAAGTGGACTCTTGGTATGCCATGTTTGTTCCTGCTAAAACACCACAGCCAATTATCGATATCTTGTACAAAGCAACAGTCAAGGTCTTGGCTGAGCCAGCTGTAAAAGATAAGCTCATTGCTCAAGGCGCTGAGGCAGTGGGTAGTACACCTGCTCAATTGGGAGCAATCGTCAAAACTGAATTGGTGAAGTGGAAAAAAGTAACTAAGGATGCAGCGATTAAAGCTGAGTAAATAGCTTCACCCTAAAGATTTAAAGTAAATAAAAAGATAAGAATATTAATGATGACGCCAGTAGAAGTAATTGTTGAACGTGGACGTGTAGCCCAGAAGATATATGAGGGCTACACGCAAGCCCAGGTAAACTTGGTGGTTGAGGCGGTAGCCTGGTCGATTCTTGAGCCAAAGCGTAATCAAGAGTTGGCAGAGCTTGCTGTTCAGGATACTGGCTTAGGGGATGTGGCTGATAAGTTCAAAAAGAACTTCAGAAAAACTTTAGGTTTAGTACGTGACCTAAGTTATGCAAAAACAGTTGGGATTATTTCTGAGGACTTAAAGACAGGTCTCACAGAGTATGCCCGCCCTGTTGGTGTGGTCGCAGCGATTACGCCGTCAACCAATCCTGGTGCCACGCCTATTAATAAAATCTTAAATGCTTTGAAGTGTCGTAATGCGGTAGTGGTGGCGCCATCACCAAAGGGGTATTCAACTTGCGCTCGGTTACTGGAGTTTGTACATCAACAATTGGATCTGGTTAAGGCGCCTAGGGATTTGGTGCAGATGTTGCCATCTCCGATTACCAAAGATTCCACCAATGAATTAATGCGTTTGGCGGATTTAGTTGTGGCAACCGGTTCACAGGCTAATATTCGCGCTGCGTATACCTGTGGTACTCCTGCATTTGGTGTTGGGGCTGGAAATGTTCTGGTCATTATTGATGAACATGCCGATCTTACGGGTGCTGCTAATAAAATACTGCAGTCCAAAACATTTGATAACGCCACAAGTTGTTCCAGTGAGAATGGAGCGGTAATTTGTTCTCAGGTTTATGACAAGGCTATTAGTGCGCTTGAGGCTGCAGGTGGATTGATGTTGGATGCTGCTGATAAAAAGCGTCTTGAGGATGTCATGTTTCAGAATGGCAAACTTACTTCAACACTGACTGCGCAAAATCCAGCAGTGATTGCTGAGCGTGCGCAGTTGCAAAATCCAAAAGTAAAAGCTGCCAAATTCTTTATGGTGGAAGAGCAGGGATATGGACCGTCAGTTCCGTTTTCTGGTGAAAAATTAAGCCCAGTCTTGACAGTTTGGAAGGCTGCCAATTTTGAAGCAGCTAAAGAGTTGATTTCCAATGTATATGCTTACCAAGGAGCCGGACATTCTGTTGGCTTGCATACTGCACAAAGTGGTGAGACTTTAGAGTCTCGAGCTGCCGCTCTTGCACAGCAATTGCCTGTTGCCAGAATCATTGTTAATCAGGCGCATGCGATTGCTACTGGTGGTAGTTTTGAGAATGGTTTACCGTTTTCTTTATCCATGGGTTGCGGAACATGGGGTAAGAATAATTTCTCAGAGAATATGAACTATCGCCACTATCTCAATATTACGAGAGTGGTGAGACCTATTCCTGAGCATGTTCCTAAGGTTGAAGATTTGCTGAAAGAGTATTTCAGTCGCTATCCTCAGGCTTAACTCCATGATGACTGCTTCATGCAAGAGTTTAGGTGAGGTACTGTCGCATTGGGAGGCGGCACAGCCTGAAAAACCATTTCTATTTGCCCCTGAAATTAATGCTGCTCTGACTTATGGACAGCTCGCCAAAGAAGCACGTCATTTTGCAATCTGGTTGGAGCAAGAGGGTATTAGTGAAAAGGGTCATGTAGGTCTCTTTATGCAAAATGGGCGCCAAACTAGTACGATTTTTTTGGCAACCATGGCCTGTGGGCGAGTCATTACCCCCTTAAATCTATTGGCGCCCACTGATCAACTGGCCTGGGTGTTAGATCACAGCGATATTGAAGTTTTGTTTTACTCGCCTGATAAGAAACAAGGACTATTTTTAGCTCTTGAGAAGACTAAAAGAAAATTCAAGGCCATTGAGCTTGACCCAGATGCGGCTGAGGGACCCTTCATGCAGTGCGCGCTCGGGACATTGCCTTCAGTTGAGTCTTCGCAACCAGCGCTCTTGATGTATACCTCAGGCACAACAGGAACACCTAAAGGGGTGTTGCTTACGCATGCCAATTTATTACATGCTGCGCGCTCTATGGCAGCATGGCACTCATTAACACAGTCAGATATTGTGCTGAGCTCACTACCGATTTACCACATCAATGGACAAGTCATCTCAACAATTACACCATTTGTATCTGGTGGGTCTGTAGTTGCGCCACATGCTTTTTCTGTTTCAAGTTGGTGGAGCTTGGCGATTCAATATCGCTGCACCTGGATCAATATGGTTCCAACCATCATTGCGTATTTGATTAATGCCGCCAAGAGTGGTGGTGCATTACCCGGTCGCGAGGACTTGAAGTCGATTCGATTTGGTCGATCTGCCTCTGCTCCCCTGCCGCCTGAGCATCATCGTGAATTTGAAGCCCTCTTTGGAATCACTGTCATTGAGGGAATGGGCATGACAGAGTCGGCCTCAATGGTCTTTTGTAATCCCCATGACGAAAGCAGACGCTATGGTAGTCCGGGTCAACCTTGTGGTGTAGAAGCCAAAGTGATTGATCCTGAAGGTAATCCTCTTGGTAATAACGCTGTAGGTGAAATTTGTTTACGTGGTGGGAATGTTCTCAATGCTTATTACAAAGCGGAGACAGAGACGGCTAAAGCCTTTGATAGCGAGGGATGGTTAAAGACTGGCGATCTGGGTATGCGTGATGATGACGGTTTTTATTTCATCACCGGGCGCTTGAAAGAGTTGATCATCAAGGGTGGTGAAAATATTGCCCCGCGTGAAATCGATGAAGCAGTCTTAAAGCATCCTGCAGTATTAGATGCGGCTGCAGTCGGTATTCCAGATAGCAACTACGGGCAAGAAATTATGGTGTGTATCGTTCTTAAGCCAGATACCACAT
This region includes:
- a CDS encoding DUF126 domain-containing protein; translation: MSTKIYKAKHAQGESIEGECLSASDGFSARYDLDRLKGVFSRPAHKLFGQSYKDKILVLDAAKGGVASAWMLYEMKSRNLCPSAIIFNAVNPILAQGAAHAGIPMLSGFDCDITQAIASGARLRIDTKNQTVEVL
- a CDS encoding nitroreductase; protein product: MPIDQFAEQLIHGRTHISPKRLGNPGPSQTQKETILLAANAAPDHGRMVPWRFIEIQEGSRPALGEVFRQCLLDRDQEATSIQQQEALDKASRGPLLLLAVANYKDSNEDISKQEKLISLGCAIQNILLSAYAFGFGSGLSSGRALQSDRIRKLFQLTDDEEPICFITIGTVLKNKPGRIRPSLSEYHSIF
- a CDS encoding DmsC/YnfH family molybdoenzyme membrane anchor subunit, with the translated sequence MRPQFSIIFFTTLAGMAQGLLFFIALANLHSQATPSAFLTNLALPVAFVLLALGLVASFFHLGHPERAWRAAMMWRTSWLSREVIALPAVMAVTAVIYLYARFSQVPQWLWLALLFTTMALWVCTAKIYQCIRFIQEWSHPSTLTNFILLGMTSGWILLELLIAVWGDASVQMIDAPLSIIAFLLLFLSFNLKLWIWTRNRKLKPKSNLATATGIKGSNIRQTSMGLMGGSFNTREFFHHQTDRVIANLRKIILLCTYILPMILMAYAITSPNFLVITLALLINYVGLLAERWMFFAEANHPQNLYYQRVS
- a CDS encoding 4Fe-4S dicluster domain-containing protein, with amino-acid sequence MSKKNKQLALVIDLNVCVGCHACVTSCKEWNTSGSAGPLTDLNAYGASPSGTFFNRVQTFEAGTFPNTQTVHFPKSCLHCEEPPCVPVCPTGASYKRKEDGIVLVDYDKCIGCSYCSWACPYGARELDQERQVMTKCTLCVDRIYSETLPEAEKKPACVLACPTSARIFGDVHDPESDASKAIEERSGYALMPEWETQPANHYLPRSIMETIDAARNDK
- a CDS encoding molybdopterin oxidoreductase family protein, translating into MFKIFSNDPVHDPINKQAPATEIKKTTCYMCACRCGIRAHLREGKLVYIDGNPEHPLNQGVICAKGSSGIMKQNSPARITQPLLRKAGSERGNGEFEPISWEKAFDILTERLAKIRATDPKKFALFTGRDQMQALTGLFARQFGTPNYAAHGGFCSVNMAAGMIYTIGGSFWEFGGPDLDQAKLFVMIGTAEDHHSNPMKIALSKFKRAGGRFISINPVRTGYSAIADEWIPIKPGTDGALFMALMHELIRLEKYDAPFLKRFSNSAQLVCMDSGPEEGLFLYDPDSDPLNTDLPHNKYIWDEKSQSAKPCFAQGTSPALLGEYVMGPGPHQGKKVAPSFELLKRQVSETTPEWAAAITSIPAERIRKLALEMADTAFGQEFELPIPWTDSWGEKHDSVTGRPVAFHAMRGLSAHSNGFQTTRGLAVLMSLLGTIDRPGGFRHKAPYPRQVPPNAKPPSSENDIKPNTPLAKPPLGWPTQPEDLALDSDGKPLRIDKAYSWEHPLAAHGLMHNVITNAVKGDPYSIDTLMIFMANMSWNSTMNTMEVREHLNAKNDDGEFKIPFLVVCDAFQSEMVDFADLVLPDTTYLERHDVMSMLDRPISEFDGPVDSVRIPVLEPLGECKPFQEVLIELASRLKFPAFTTPEGERKFKDYPDFITRFQTTPDSGIGFLSGWRGKDGDKPLRGEPNPNQWQKYAENNCVHQYHMPPEHQYMRNWNKGYLDFSKENALRQKNDPIMIAIYSDILQRFRLASTGKRPGAQPPEHLKARIYKYFDPLPFWYPPLEDEATDLTKFTLNAITQRPMAMYHSWDSQNAWLRQIHSHNYLYVNTATALKSGIADGAWMWIESQWGKVRCMARHSEAVDPGTVWTWNAIGKAESAWSLTNDADESKKGFLLNHLISEELPLGGFTVSNSDPITGQAGWYDVRVRLAPADENEPKETWPQVKAFEVPGMALKKSGETK
- a CDS encoding bifunctional enoyl-CoA hydratase/phosphate acetyltransferase, with protein sequence MKYPLLEKMIEEAKSNLPLGVVYPLSAPALETVFDLIKRQLCTPILIGPKKEIEELAAIEELSLDGIQIVDTPKDPILATKKAVEMVKEGKLAVLMKGSLHTEDLMGPIVHRDGLRTDKRVNHLFLFELARYHKLLGVTDAVVNIAPNAQLKREILANSLDALKRLSISNVKVAIIAATEVINPAMSSTTDAKEIVDEHIAHPIFPDTIIEGPFGFDNAISAQSARTKGIYSKVAGDPDLLLMPDLQVGNILYKSFVYMAGAECAGTILGAQVPITLTSRSDSVFSRVASTAMAILLAKNPQ
- a CDS encoding IclR family transcriptional regulator, which gives rise to MLELDTIEQPDITKRDSSSENSSMLKGVVILEALAALQQPATLAQLMQITGMPKASLHRTLAIFEEAGLVAREPGGRTYAPGERLSHLAMSTMTHDSVSAIRHTILRGLVADLGETCNLAVLRRGELFYLDRVEADWALRLHLPPGTVLPPHCSASGKLLLAYKPVDERTKILESLPLQQFTHRTITDRHLLESEMERIVSTGYAVDNEEYVLGVSCVAVPVKDSLGEVVAAIAVHAATARLPLNQAMEHIPKLKEASERISQTLS
- a CDS encoding tripartite tricarboxylate transporter substrate binding protein, which translates into the protein MRRSNLLAAVLSTILAFMGSLGWAQFAQAQAWPTKPIKFIVPYPPGGGTDVIARIVQEPLSQALGQQVIIDNRGGAGGSIGTDIAAKAPSDGYTVLFTLSSHTINPAIYPKLAFDTEKDFLPVSLVASLPQILVANPDFPAKSVKEVIDMAKAKPDSVSYASVGNGSPGHLAGAMMAGSAGVSMMHIPYRGGGPAITDVMAGQVPLLWVSIPAAANYVKAGKLRALAVSTVKRSPVFPDVPTMAELGFKDYEVDSWYAMFVPAKTPQPIIDILYKATVKVLAEPAVKDKLIAQGAEAVGSTPAQLGAIVKTELVKWKKVTKDAAIKAE
- a CDS encoding aldehyde dehydrogenase family protein; translation: MMTPVEVIVERGRVAQKIYEGYTQAQVNLVVEAVAWSILEPKRNQELAELAVQDTGLGDVADKFKKNFRKTLGLVRDLSYAKTVGIISEDLKTGLTEYARPVGVVAAITPSTNPGATPINKILNALKCRNAVVVAPSPKGYSTCARLLEFVHQQLDLVKAPRDLVQMLPSPITKDSTNELMRLADLVVATGSQANIRAAYTCGTPAFGVGAGNVLVIIDEHADLTGAANKILQSKTFDNATSCSSENGAVICSQVYDKAISALEAAGGLMLDAADKKRLEDVMFQNGKLTSTLTAQNPAVIAERAQLQNPKVKAAKFFMVEEQGYGPSVPFSGEKLSPVLTVWKAANFEAAKELISNVYAYQGAGHSVGLHTAQSGETLESRAAALAQQLPVARIIVNQAHAIATGGSFENGLPFSLSMGCGTWGKNNFSENMNYRHYLNITRVVRPIPEHVPKVEDLLKEYFSRYPQA